The Anopheles gambiae chromosome 2, idAnoGambNW_F1_1, whole genome shotgun sequence genomic sequence cataacaatactgggtgctctggtattaaaatcgggaagggctggaggggggtatagaaaattgtatgcgatttgacataccAATACTCAATGAAGGCGCCCGGTGAACGCGCTAATAATTCACCTtctaaataaacacaccttgatCATGAACCTCAATAAATCTGGTCACCcagtgcaacaaaaaaaaaagaacaataattCCCAAGTGACGGACTTGGTATCTACCGAGGTAAATAGAGATACCCTCGTTTCGCATCCAAATGCTCGGAAAACCTATTCTAGATTGGAAAATATCACTTTGGTGTTTTTGAGGAGAGctttttgatgcattttaaGTTGCTATTTTCGGTTTTTACAACCTTTTGctattaaaaattaagaatCGCAACACCGACCATTTCGAAGCTGGTGGAACACAACTGTCAAACAGTCAAATGTCAAACTATCAACTGTCAGAGTGTAACCGCGCTTAgcgaacagcaaaacaaaaggtgATTCATATCGGTTGCTTTCCTCCTCTTCACGAAAAGTTTGCTCGCTGTAGAAAATACAGCGATCGAATCGTAGAGTTAGTTAACCTTGAACGTAGCTACCGCCAAAGAGCCGTGGTGTTTGCGAAACGTTTCCGTTTGTAGCGAGAATAAAATTTAGTTAGCGATGGATATGATTGCTGTAGTTGGCAGTGCCATGATAGTGGGCTTCATTGTTTACTGGTGTATCAGGTGTTGCTGTACGAGGAGCAACAGTGGGGCGGTGTTAGCGAGTAAGTTGCGATGCTATTTCTTTTCGAGGATTGGCCGGCGTCTTATCCGCCTCTGTTTGATTTCCATTTGTAGCACCCATTACAATAACCTCCGAAGTGCATCGCGTTGCACCACCGGGAACGACACAAGCCGTACCACCACCGTCCGGTGCTATCATTCAAGGTCATCCGACCGGGACGGCGGCGTATCCGGCAATGCCGACTGCGTACCCAACGTCTTCCCCGGCACCGTACCCTGCCCAGCCGTACATGCAGCACTATCCGTATCAAACGTCCGCCGTCCCAACGTCGATGCCACCACCGCAGCCGAACACTGCCGCTTCCGTCCAATTTCCGGCCCTTCCTTCGCAGATGCAGATTCCGATACTACCATCGGCCTCGGCTCCTCCCGCTGGTGCTGCCGGACCGGCAGCGATGATGAATCCTCCCAGCTACGACCAAGTGGTAAACAACTCGTACCCAGTGCAGGCACCTTACAATCCCGACTTCAAGGGCTAAACGACGATGGCCGTACGGGCCCCTGGAGAGGAGACTTAAAGTTCAGGAACAAACGGTGAACCACAGTGAACCACACGCTGGAG encodes the following:
- the LOC1269619 gene encoding atherin — its product is MDMIAVVGSAMIVGFIVYWCIRCCCTRSNSGAVLATPITITSEVHRVAPPGTTQAVPPPSGAIIQGHPTGTAAYPAMPTAYPTSSPAPYPAQPYMQHYPYQTSAVPTSMPPPQPNTAASVQFPALPSQMQIPILPSASAPPAGAAGPAAMMNPPSYDQVVNNSYPVQAPYNPDFKG